The proteins below are encoded in one region of Loxodonta africana isolate mLoxAfr1 chromosome 5, mLoxAfr1.hap2, whole genome shotgun sequence:
- the MYOZ2 gene encoding myozenin-2, with amino-acid sequence MLSHNTMVKQRKQQASAIMKEIHGNDLDGIDLGKKVSIPRDIMLEELSHLGNRGARLFKMRQRRSDKYTYENFQYETKAQINHRIAMQNEKLDGSNLEGGLQQAPTTPPNTPDPRSPPNPENIAPGYSGPLKEIPPERFNTTAVPKYYQSPWEQAISSDPELLEALYPKFFKPEGRSELPDYRSFNRVATPFGGFEKASKMVKFKIPDFELLMLTDPRFMALTNPLSGRRSFNRTPKGWISENIPIVITTEPTEDTTVPESEDL; translated from the exons ATTTAGATGGCATAGACCTGGGCAAGAAAGTCAGCATCCCCAGAGACATCATGCTGGAAGAATTATCCCACCTTGGTAACCGCGGTGCCAGGCTATTTAAGATGCGTCAAAGAAGATCTGACAAATACACATATGAAAATTTTCAGTATGAAACTAAAGCGCAAATTAAC CACAGGATTGCTATGCAGAATGAGAAACTGGATGGAAGCAACTTGGAAGGTGGTTTACAGCAAGCCCCAACGACTCCTCCCAACACTCCGGATCCACGAAGCCCCCCAAATCCAGAAAACATTGCACCAG GATATTCTGGACCACTGAAGGAAATTCCTCCTGAAAGATTCAACACCACCGCTGTCCCTAAGTACTACCAGTCTCCCTGGGAACAGGCCATTAGCAGCGATCCAGAGCTTTTAGAGGCTTTATATCCTAAATTTTTCAAGCCCGAAGGAAGGTCAGAATTGCCTGATTACAGGAGCTTTAACAG AGTCGCCACCCCTTTTGGAGGTTTTGAAAAAGCATCAAAAATGGTTAAATTCAAGATTCCAGATTTTGAACTACTAATGCTAACAGATCCCAGGTTCATGGCCTTGACCAATCCCCTTTCAGGCAGAAGGTCCTTTAATAGGACGCCCAAGGGTTGGATATCTGAGAATATTCCTATAGTGATAACAACTGAACCTACAGAGGATACCACTGTACCGGAATCAGAAGACCTATGA